One Pseudonocardia sp. HH130630-07 genomic window carries:
- a CDS encoding type II toxin-antitoxin system death-on-curing family toxin has product MTRYLTTEQLLYYGRLAVEHGQLHVRDWGLVESALYRPQASAFGQDAYPDVWTKAAALLQSLATNHAFVDGNKRTALAATYAFLRLNNERLTIYNDDAVGLVLAVATGQLADIEKIAEALRAGAE; this is encoded by the coding sequence GTGACCCGCTACCTGACGACGGAGCAGCTCCTCTACTACGGCCGCCTCGCCGTCGAGCACGGGCAGCTCCACGTCCGGGACTGGGGCCTCGTCGAGTCCGCCCTGTACCGGCCGCAGGCGTCCGCGTTCGGGCAGGACGCCTACCCCGACGTCTGGACGAAGGCCGCCGCACTACTCCAGTCCCTCGCCACCAACCACGCGTTCGTGGACGGCAACAAGCGGACCGCGCTCGCGGCGACCTACGCTTTCCTGCGGCTCAACAACGAGCGGCTCACGATCTACAACGACGACGCTGTGGGCTTGGTGCTCGCCGTGGCCACCGGGCAGCTCGCCGACATCGAGAAGATCGCGGAGGCGCTGCGCGCCGGAGCCGAGTAG
- a CDS encoding type II toxin-antitoxin system VapC family toxin — translation MPGSVSGPAVLDASAVLAWLRAEPGAEVVETYLDAAVLSAVNLSEVYQKLAQRGVDADRTLRQLRTLGIRAEPVTAADAVTAATLWPATRAAGLSLGDRCCLALATRLDGPAITADTAWTALDVGVTVVPIR, via the coding sequence ATCCCTGGCTCGGTCTCTGGCCCTGCGGTCCTGGATGCCTCCGCGGTGCTGGCCTGGCTGCGCGCCGAGCCCGGCGCCGAGGTCGTCGAGACCTACCTCGACGCGGCGGTGCTCTCGGCGGTGAACCTCTCGGAGGTCTACCAGAAGCTGGCCCAGCGCGGCGTCGACGCCGACCGCACCCTGCGCCAGCTGCGGACCCTGGGGATCCGCGCCGAACCGGTCACCGCCGCCGACGCCGTCACCGCGGCGACCCTGTGGCCGGCCACCCGCGCGGCCGGGCTGTCCCTGGGCGACCGATGCTGCCTGGCCCTGGCCACCCGCCTCGACGGCCCGGCGATCACCGCCGACACCGCCTGGACCGCCCTCGACGTCGGCGTGACTGTCGTACCCATCCGGTAG